The sequence TGCCTATAACTTTACAAGTTGGAACTTGTACAAAATCAATATCTAGATTATTTTCCTTAATAACATTCTTAACTTCCCTTACTATTTCATTAAAATCTTGATACTTATACCCATATCCATTAAGATTTTTATTCACGCCATCCAAACTCATCCTCAAAGTTTTAAGGTTATTTAAAAAGTTTATTCTCTTTTGATTCATTGTTGTATTTTTGTTATTAATTGCAATTTCTTGCATATTTGTTTTTGTAACATTATTTATATTTTGCATTATAAACACTCCTGTATTATGAATTTACAAAAATAATAATATAATAAAAATTAATTTTTGTCAATCTATATTGAGTATGCAAAAAATATATTTTTTAAAAA is a genomic window of Borrelia hispanica CRI containing:
- a CDS encoding ERF family protein, translating into MQNINNVTKTNMQEIAINNKNTTMNQKRINFLNNLKTLRMSLDGVNKNLNGYGYKYQDFNEIVREVKNVIKENNLDIDFVQVPTCKVIGNNTISVVTTTFYNSSGYEYSFDTPLYIEELKSIGIKSQNTWSQLVGSAITYFKRYALVAYLSIESEVDTDAS